A genome region from Deltaproteobacteria bacterium includes the following:
- a CDS encoding cyclic nucleotide-binding domain-containing protein: protein MSVHGRKVNVFLLTAMAVFLFGVSSVKGESKDLDQVLSRVAILADLTDAERELFAPAATLRRVQAGEQITRRGENPGKMYLIMDGKTQVWVNGSLVTTITGQTIIGETEFLNRLPMFADVMVEEETDLIELDNAKLTEVMNGNPRIGYVIMRELAVIEAVRLRETTVSTNESGE from the coding sequence ATGTCGGTTCATGGGAGAAAGGTGAATGTCTTCCTGCTGACGGCAATGGCCGTCTTCTTGTTTGGTGTCTCCTCGGTCAAAGGAGAATCAAAGGATCTGGATCAGGTTCTCTCCAGAGTGGCCATTTTGGCCGATCTGACCGATGCCGAGCGCGAATTGTTCGCTCCGGCGGCCACGTTGCGACGCGTCCAGGCGGGGGAGCAGATCACGCGCCGGGGTGAAAATCCGGGCAAGATGTACTTAATCATGGACGGGAAAACCCAGGTCTGGGTCAACGGCAGCCTCGTGACGACCATCACCGGACAGACCATCATCGGTGAGACCGAGTTCCTGAACCGGCTGCCCATGTTCGCCGACGTCATGGTCGAAGAAGAAACAGATTTGATCGAGCTGGACAACGCCAAACTGACGGAAGTCATGAATGGCAATCCCAGAATCGGATACGTCATAATGCGCGAACTGGCGGTCATCGAGGCCGTGCGCCTTCGGGAAACAACGGTTTCCACAAACGAATCAGGAGAATGA